In Chitinophagales bacterium, the following are encoded in one genomic region:
- a CDS encoding nucleotidyl transferase AbiEii/AbiGii toxin family protein, which produces MLQTQTVVPKLMELLKSIMREPLFENYFLVGGTALALQIGHRNSIDIDLFGHCEINQNEYIEILKSFGDVVVTTSSKNILIALPLLVCNQQQN; this is translated from the coding sequence ATGTTACAAACACAAACAGTTGTTCCAAAACTTATGGAACTCCTAAAAAGCATAATGCGAGAGCCATTATTTGAAAATTATTTTTTAGTGGGTGGAACAGCATTGGCTTTACAAATTGGACATAGAAATTCTATTGATATTGATTTATTTGGTCATTGTGAAATTAATCAAAATGAGTATATTGAAATATTAAAAAGCTTTGGAGATGTTGTCGTAACAACAAGTTCTAAAAATATTTTAATTGCTTTGCCGTTGTTGGTTTGTAACCAACAACAAAATTAA